The following coding sequences are from one Malaciobacter pacificus window:
- a CDS encoding NAD(P)/FAD-dependent oxidoreductase, which translates to MIYDIAIIGAGASGLMLASKLDKRKFKNICIIDANPKVGSKIKVSGGAKCNITNELVTYKNYLGDENLVKELLKRFSKDDLLDFLAKNEVFPKINPKIVKGTYFCKSSQDVIDMFLKLTTHVKKFLNTKVLDVDFHNHYKIKTDKNIIEAKKVVVSSGGLSYPVLNASSIAYDIAKKFGHTISKLDPALVGFTVQKEQFWFKNLSGISLLVHTFVDNKRFEGSFLFAHKGCSGPVTLTTSLYWNKGKIAIDFLPNKKIESFLRSNKKISAAFPFPKRFTEEFLKSIDLKDIAVSQLSEQEKEKLKVLKYYEFSPAGNFGYTKAEVTKGGISTDEINHKSFESLKQKDLYFIGECLDITGELGGFNFQIYFSQSTVCAEYLNKN; encoded by the coding sequence ATTATCTACGATATAGCTATTATAGGTGCTGGAGCGAGCGGGTTAATGCTTGCTTCAAAATTAGATAAAAGAAAATTTAAAAATATTTGTATTATAGATGCAAATCCTAAAGTTGGTTCAAAAATCAAAGTTAGTGGTGGTGCTAAATGTAATATTACTAATGAGTTGGTAACATATAAGAACTACCTTGGAGATGAGAATTTAGTAAAAGAGTTATTAAAAAGATTCTCTAAAGATGATTTATTAGACTTCTTAGCTAAAAATGAAGTTTTTCCAAAAATTAATCCAAAGATTGTAAAGGGAACATATTTTTGTAAATCTAGTCAAGATGTTATAGATATGTTTTTAAAACTAACTACACATGTAAAAAAGTTTTTAAATACAAAAGTGCTTGATGTAGATTTTCATAATCACTATAAAATCAAAACAGATAAAAACATAATTGAAGCAAAGAAGGTTGTAGTCTCAAGTGGAGGTTTGTCTTATCCTGTTTTAAATGCAAGTTCAATTGCCTATGATATAGCTAAAAAATTTGGTCATACTATAAGTAAACTTGACCCAGCTTTAGTTGGATTTACAGTTCAAAAAGAGCAATTTTGGTTTAAAAATCTTTCAGGGATTTCTCTTCTTGTTCATACTTTTGTAGATAATAAAAGGTTTGAAGGTTCATTTTTATTTGCACATAAGGGCTGTTCAGGTCCGGTTACATTAACAACTTCTTTATATTGGAACAAAGGTAAAATAGCAATTGATTTTTTACCTAATAAAAAAATAGAGAGTTTTTTAAGAAGTAATAAAAAAATTTCAGCTGCTTTTCCTTTTCCAAAAAGATTTACTGAAGAGTTTTTAAAATCAATTGATTTAAAAGATATTGCTGTTAGTCAACTAAGCGAACAAGAAAAAGAAAAACTTAAAGTTTTGAAATATTATGAGTTTAGTCCAGCTGGTAATTTTGGTTATACAAAAGCAGAAGTTACAAAAGGTGGAATTAGCACAGATGAAATAAATCATAAAAGTTTTGAAAGTTTAAAACAAAAAGATTTATATTTTATTGGAGAGTGTTTAGATATAACAGGAGAATTAGGTGGATTTAATTTTCAAATATATTTTTCTCAAAGTACTGTGTGTGCAGAGTATCTAAATAAGAATTAA
- a CDS encoding PAS domain-containing sensor histidine kinase, which translates to MKVSFYVKLFIAFVIFAILLLGFSTFVFNHFYSFHSKKQKQELITQLISSKEEIFKNYILDLEKKVNFLKDIYAFKKDNNFDNDLKRILKKDTTLNSLTISTLKGNILLKIPNSNSIENKIIHEIYNKSYYKNIRTLKENNFYHFYEKKDTPILVSILRTKDSFFILEVDFNNILKNISINEEIYIFDMKKDYSIYHNKAFKDLTNKKSFISKNIDINNNQYLTFIGEIKYDFDIQFFSNYYESVIVIGLLLSIFLALLFTKPIASLNKSIEEKNQALDEDIKKSFKEQSQKLIDKYIIFIKIDTKNRIIDISRAFAYLSGYSKSELIGQKYKKILKSENKDLFKNLKKIVKNKKAFSSEIEIQKKDGSSLWLRINVEANYDEKVVKSFTIIATDISDKIMIQDLYEDLNHQNTQYNAIFENVDSGIALIDLDGNFKKINHVFTKLLGYSNEDLINMSFLELVFKDSKEILVKLLLEVKELGYISNIEQIFLHKDGNEVHLEVSFNLLSDEKHFVFVVNSLEDKRKLQELNQNLELRIKEEVEKSIQKDKLHQQEQIKNAKLTSIGSLAAGIAHEINTPLTYIKGNLELMYYDILDLPESSIQERMKSDSEKMQEGIERIANIVDSMREMSQSTKEIKENTNIYATLITSLTMAHNRSKQVSKIYLNNKLFNINTSSKDEFEFFSIVQKQRIEQVWIIIVNNALDELVKIEDYEKRNLSINIKYESDEIIIRFKDNAGGIKEDIIEDIFEPFMSSKEHSGMGVGLNIAKKIVEEQDGTIIAFNEDEGAVFEVRLKAFEEISNS; encoded by the coding sequence ATGAAGGTATCTTTTTACGTAAAATTATTTATTGCTTTTGTAATTTTTGCCATTTTACTTTTAGGTTTTTCTACATTTGTATTTAATCATTTTTATAGTTTTCATTCTAAGAAACAAAAACAAGAATTGATAACACAACTTATTTCAAGTAAAGAAGAGATTTTTAAAAATTATATTTTAGATTTGGAAAAGAAAGTGAATTTCTTGAAAGATATTTATGCTTTTAAGAAAGATAACAATTTTGATAATGATTTAAAAAGAATTCTAAAAAAAGATACTACTTTAAATAGTTTAACTATTTCAACTTTAAAGGGAAATATTCTATTAAAAATTCCAAATAGTAATTCCATTGAAAATAAAATTATTCATGAAATTTATAATAAATCATATTATAAAAATATAAGAACATTAAAAGAGAATAATTTTTATCATTTTTATGAAAAAAAAGATACTCCAATTTTAGTATCTATATTAAGAACTAAAGATAGCTTTTTTATTTTAGAGGTTGATTTTAATAATATATTAAAAAATATAAGTATAAATGAAGAAATTTATATTTTTGATATGAAAAAAGATTATTCTATTTATCATAATAAAGCATTTAAAGATTTAACCAATAAAAAGAGTTTTATCTCAAAAAATATTGATATAAATAATAATCAATATTTAACTTTTATAGGTGAAATAAAATATGATTTTGATATTCAATTTTTTAGTAACTATTATGAGTCAGTAATAGTAATTGGTCTATTATTATCAATATTTTTAGCTCTTTTATTTACAAAGCCTATTGCAAGTTTAAATAAAAGTATTGAAGAGAAAAATCAGGCTTTAGATGAAGATATTAAAAAAAGTTTTAAAGAGCAAAGTCAAAAATTAATAGATAAATATATTATATTTATAAAAATTGATACAAAAAACAGAATTATTGATATTAGTAGGGCATTTGCTTATTTATCAGGTTATTCGAAATCTGAACTTATAGGACAAAAGTATAAAAAAATTTTAAAAAGTGAAAATAAAGATCTTTTTAAAAACCTAAAAAAAATAGTTAAAAATAAAAAAGCTTTTTCAAGTGAAATTGAAATTCAAAAAAAAGATGGATCAAGTTTGTGGCTTAGAATAAATGTTGAAGCAAATTATGATGAAAAAGTGGTTAAAAGTTTTACAATCATTGCAACAGATATAAGTGATAAGATAATGATTCAAGATTTGTATGAAGACCTTAATCATCAAAATACTCAATATAATGCGATTTTTGAAAATGTTGATAGTGGAATTGCATTAATAGATTTAGATGGTAATTTTAAAAAAATCAATCATGTATTTACTAAACTTCTAGGTTATTCAAATGAAGATTTAATAAATATGAGTTTTTTAGAGTTGGTATTTAAAGACTCCAAAGAGATTTTAGTTAAATTACTCCTTGAAGTTAAAGAGTTGGGATATATTTCAAATATAGAACAAATATTTTTACACAAAGATGGAAATGAAGTTCATTTAGAAGTATCTTTTAATCTATTATCAGATGAAAAACATTTTGTTTTTGTTGTTAATTCACTTGAAGATAAAAGAAAATTACAAGAGTTAAATCAAAATTTAGAACTAAGAATTAAAGAAGAAGTTGAAAAAAGTATTCAAAAAGACAAACTTCATCAACAAGAACAAATTAAAAATGCAAAATTAACTTCTATTGGTTCATTAGCTGCTGGCATTGCCCATGAAATAAATACACCTCTTACTTATATAAAAGGTAATTTAGAGTTGATGTATTATGATATTTTAGATTTACCTGAAAGTTCAATTCAAGAAAGAATGAAATCTGATAGTGAAAAGATGCAAGAGGGAATTGAAAGAATTGCAAACATAGTTGATTCAATGAGAGAAATGTCTCAAAGTACAAAAGAGATAAAAGAGAATACTAATATCTATGCAACACTTATTACATCTTTAACAATGGCACATAATAGATCAAAACAGGTTTCAAAAATCTACTTGAATAATAAATTATTTAATATAAATACTTCAAGTAAAGATGAGTTTGAGTTTTTTAGTATAGTTCAAAAGCAAAGAATAGAACAAGTTTGGATTATTATTGTGAATAATGCATTAGACGAACTTGTAAAAATTGAAGATTATGAAAAAAGAAATTTATCAATAAATATTAAATATGAAAGTGATGAAATTATTATAAGATTTAAAGATAATGCTGGTGGCATAAAAGAGGATATTATTGAAGATATTTTTGAACCTTTTATGTCTTCAAAAGAACACAGTGGAATGGGTGTTGGATTAAATATTGCTAAAAAAATTGTAGAAGAACAAGATGGAACTATAATCGCTTTTAATGAAGATGAAGGTGCTGTTTTTGAGGTTAGATTAAAGGCCTTTGAAGAAATCTCTAATAGTTAA
- a CDS encoding methyl-accepting chemotaxis protein translates to MNLKELEIQKKEEEFSLKLLEKEESLKKEVQLYKEIAVHSQEEGLVAFDKDNNLIFANNLARNNIKDYSIVLDAVVNRSDRLIMEDYEANVSLKQYQDFNIVSLKKTSIHDNKDGGLLQRHSANVTKALDNTQQTYLSLLEELKGMATESNETAEGSTEGLNLTKEIVADSDLLHEELEVENQVVDSLVEKSKDIAQVINIIQEIAFQTNILSLNAAVEAATAGEAGKGFAVVAQEVRNLATRSADAAKQIKDVVTSIQAETQRIETSSKKVSGVVNETKQRIAVLSKLMTTFQKNANRSVYEVESISNKIFINLAKLDHVIYKNNLYQLIFGNDNNFKAVDHHNCRLGKWYDTGLGKEEFSFVPSYKGLEKYHHTVHHQANLLAKECSGHSVSCSKQLIEDKIQLVEDASEYVFIYLDKILEEKNETVMKEAAQKLFN, encoded by the coding sequence TTGAATTTAAAAGAATTAGAAATTCAAAAAAAAGAAGAAGAGTTTTCTCTAAAATTATTAGAAAAAGAGGAGTCTCTTAAAAAAGAAGTACAACTTTATAAAGAAATAGCAGTTCATTCTCAAGAAGAAGGTCTTGTTGCCTTTGACAAAGATAACAATCTTATATTTGCAAATAATTTAGCTAGAAATAATATAAAAGATTACTCTATTGTTTTAGATGCAGTAGTAAATAGAAGTGATAGACTTATTATGGAAGATTATGAGGCAAATGTGTCACTAAAACAATATCAAGATTTCAATATTGTCTCACTAAAGAAAACTTCAATTCATGACAACAAAGATGGCGGACTTCTACAAAGACATAGTGCTAATGTAACTAAAGCTTTAGATAATACACAACAAACTTATCTTAGTTTACTTGAAGAACTTAAAGGTATGGCAACTGAATCAAATGAAACAGCTGAAGGTTCAACTGAAGGTTTAAATCTTACAAAGGAAATTGTTGCTGATTCAGATTTATTGCATGAAGAGTTAGAAGTAGAAAATCAAGTTGTTGATTCCTTAGTTGAAAAAAGTAAAGATATTGCACAAGTAATTAATATAATCCAAGAAATTGCCTTCCAAACAAATATTCTTTCATTAAACGCAGCTGTTGAAGCTGCAACTGCTGGTGAAGCTGGTAAAGGATTTGCTGTAGTTGCACAAGAGGTTAGAAATCTTGCAACAAGAAGTGCAGATGCTGCAAAACAAATCAAAGATGTTGTTACATCAATTCAAGCTGAAACACAACGAATAGAAACAAGTTCAAAAAAAGTTTCAGGTGTTGTAAATGAAACAAAGCAAAGAATTGCCGTGTTAAGTAAACTTATGACGACTTTCCAAAAAAATGCAAATAGATCTGTATATGAAGTGGAAAGTATCTCAAATAAAATCTTTATAAATCTTGCAAAACTTGACCACGTAATTTACAAAAATAATTTATACCAATTAATTTTTGGTAATGATAACAACTTTAAAGCAGTTGACCACCATAATTGTAGATTAGGTAAATGGTACGATACAGGATTAGGGAAAGAAGAGTTTAGTTTTGTTCCTTCTTATAAAGGCTTAGAAAAATACCACCATACAGTTCACCACCAAGCAAACCTTTTAGCTAAAGAGTGTTCAGGTCATTCGGTTTCTTGTTCTAAGCAATTAATTGAAGATAAGATACAGTTAGTTGAAGATGCTAGTGAATATGTATTTATTTATCTAGATAAAATTTTAGAAGAGAAAAATGAGACTGTGATGAAAGAAGCAGCTCAAAAGCTATTTAATTAA
- a CDS encoding AAA family ATPase produces the protein MIIIPQTKGGVGKSTVAMQVIAPYLYKKHGKKVTYIEIDDENNDSQSFTRTEIVNKKMLGTNRLTELDELILMDDNHEVIVDVGGNKTSSLVLEEIKKVGSFGNVKWIIPLGDGELDGKNAIATMKKIKKIEKNPEENIIFALNRSISMEEDYFKEQFINFFGHKYLDSNSVICDFVKNPKYFPVKNDKVITMSRYLGSTVWEMAYNNSDFAAKAMKAKELGDIESARKYLFFRRIQTEAKDYVINTLNRIFCDLDKWIDIKK, from the coding sequence ATGATTATAATTCCACAGACAAAAGGTGGTGTAGGTAAATCTACAGTTGCAATGCAAGTAATCGCTCCATACTTGTATAAAAAGCACGGAAAAAAAGTTACATATATTGAAATTGATGATGAGAATAATGATTCTCAATCATTTACAAGAACAGAAATTGTAAATAAAAAGATGTTAGGAACTAACAGATTAACTGAACTTGATGAATTAATCCTAATGGATGATAATCATGAAGTTATAGTTGATGTTGGTGGAAATAAAACATCTTCACTTGTGCTTGAAGAGATTAAAAAAGTTGGTTCTTTTGGAAATGTTAAATGGATTATTCCATTAGGTGATGGTGAACTTGATGGAAAAAATGCAATTGCAACAATGAAAAAAATCAAAAAGATTGAAAAAAATCCAGAAGAGAATATTATATTTGCTTTAAATAGATCAATCTCTATGGAAGAGGATTATTTTAAAGAACAGTTTATTAACTTTTTTGGACATAAATATTTAGATTCAAACTCAGTAATTTGTGACTTTGTTAAAAATCCAAAATACTTTCCAGTTAAAAATGATAAAGTAATTACAATGAGTAGATACTTAGGAAGTACAGTTTGGGAAATGGCATACAACAATAGTGATTTTGCAGCAAAAGCTATGAAAGCAAAAGAGCTTGGAGATATTGAAAGTGCTAGAAAATATCTTTTTTTTAGAAGAATTCAAACTGAAGCAAAAGATTATGTAATCAACACTTTAAATAGAATTTTCTGTGATTTAGATAAATGGATTGATATTAAAAAATGA
- a CDS encoding transposase, with product MEIILPKISSSLSKMWTKVLNLENSLFPSLKRELQLEELSNKEQKLIKILDFAAIEKNITVVSITNTPKHREEIARAFIAKSVYNIQTTRDLIDRLHSDRTLRILCGWRYKNDIPSESKFSRVFKELSELKIAQKTHEQFVKEYLRDTLFFYNASDATKIPLREKPVKVEKEKFKPKRRGRPKKGETREPKTPSILQQQEDMKTTKQMLSLVSTQCGVGRKQNSKGNFETWIGGKLHISVVDGDIPITAIYSGANVHDSSVALPLINETSKKVSYLYDLQDAGYDSNIIRDFSKKLNHRPLIDINPKNSKELKGKIQLIKDEKKKFKILNLTQSLDTHHYNQRSMVERVNKYLKEDFGCSNIYYKGATKVASVLAFGILSVCIHQSLKLVT from the coding sequence ATGGAAATTATTCTACCAAAAATATCTTCAAGTCTATCTAAAATGTGGACTAAGGTTTTAAATCTTGAAAATTCACTTTTTCCTTCTTTGAAAAGAGAGCTTCAATTAGAAGAGTTGTCAAATAAAGAGCAAAAGCTTATTAAGATATTAGACTTTGCTGCGATTGAAAAAAATATCACTGTCGTATCTATTACAAACACTCCAAAGCATAGAGAAGAGATTGCACGAGCATTTATTGCAAAGAGTGTTTACAATATCCAAACAACCAGAGACCTTATCGATAGACTTCATAGTGATAGAACGCTGAGGATCTTGTGTGGGTGGAGATATAAAAACGATATTCCAAGTGAGTCTAAATTTAGTAGAGTCTTTAAGGAGCTCAGTGAGCTTAAAATTGCACAAAAGACGCATGAGCAGTTTGTGAAGGAGTATCTAAGGGATACACTCTTTTTTTATAATGCAAGTGATGCAACAAAAATACCACTGAGAGAAAAACCTGTAAAAGTAGAAAAAGAAAAGTTTAAACCAAAAAGAAGAGGACGACCTAAAAAAGGTGAAACAAGAGAGCCTAAAACACCCAGTATCTTGCAGCAACAAGAAGATATGAAAACCACAAAGCAGATGCTATCTTTGGTATCAACGCAGTGTGGAGTTGGAAGAAAACAGAATTCCAAAGGCAACTTTGAAACATGGATAGGAGGGAAACTCCATATCAGTGTAGTAGATGGAGATATCCCTATTACTGCTATTTATTCAGGGGCAAATGTTCATGATAGCTCAGTAGCACTTCCTCTTATAAACGAGACAAGCAAAAAAGTATCATATCTTTATGACTTACAAGATGCAGGATACGACAGCAATATTATCAGAGATTTTTCCAAAAAACTAAATCATAGACCGCTTATTGATATCAATCCGAAGAACTCCAAAGAGTTAAAAGGAAAAATTCAACTTATAAAAGATGAAAAAAAGAAATTTAAAATTCTAAACCTTACTCAAAGTTTAGATACCCATCACTATAACCAAAGAAGTATGGTTGAGCGTGTAAATAAATACCTCAAAGAAGACTTTGGATGCAGTAATATTTATTATAAAGGAGCTACAAAAGTAGCTTCTGTTTTAGCATTTGGTATTTTATCAGTTTGTATTCATCAGAGTTTGAAACTGGTAACATAA
- a CDS encoding HAMP domain-containing histidine kinase translates to MIKSLKDLLDKLSRFTNSLVYDGGICKRLNRLNNIRVKNKDLIDNTKVELMSKILDSISHQWKNPTLRISSELSELKSKINEEHIKKEQLLRIHNSIQSELKSLSYMLNEIKYLFNKNKNEQIIIKDIINELNDVLSNEFELNKISLKYISFDDFSIELNPVELRNILFNLLKNIVIQSTISNNEETKIYIETIKEDDGVLIKIEDNLEIESKTFIDSILSIEDSSIVGTNIGDYLYLCKLLVKKSNGIIWCEYTKKTTNYYLKLNNLKGKL, encoded by the coding sequence ATGATTAAAAGTTTAAAAGATCTGCTTGATAAGCTTAGTAGGTTTACAAATTCACTAGTTTATGATGGTGGAATTTGCAAGCGGCTCAATAGATTAAATAATATAAGAGTTAAAAATAAAGATTTAATAGATAATACAAAAGTTGAATTAATGTCTAAAATTTTAGATTCAATTTCTCATCAATGGAAAAATCCAACTTTAAGAATATCTTCTGAATTATCTGAGTTAAAATCAAAAATAAATGAAGAACATATAAAAAAAGAACAACTTTTAAGAATACATAATAGTATTCAAAGTGAGTTAAAAAGTTTATCTTACATGTTAAATGAAATTAAATATTTATTTAATAAAAATAAAAATGAACAAATTATTATTAAAGATATTATAAATGAGTTAAATGATGTTTTAAGTAATGAGTTTGAGCTAAATAAAATAAGCTTGAAATATATAAGCTTTGATGATTTCTCTATTGAATTAAACCCTGTTGAATTAAGAAATATACTATTTAATTTGTTGAAAAATATTGTGATACAAAGTACAATTTCAAATAATGAAGAGACTAAAATTTATATAGAAACAATTAAAGAAGATGATGGAGTATTAATTAAAATAGAAGATAATTTAGAAATAGAAAGTAAAACGTTTATAGATTCTATTTTATCAATTGAAGATAGTTCTATTGTTGGAACAAACATAGGAGATTATTTATATTTGTGTAAATTATTAGTAAAAAAAAGTAATGGTATAATTTGGTGTGAGTATACAAAAAAAACTACAAATTACTATTTAAAGTTAAATAATTTAAAAGGTAAATTGTAG
- a CDS encoding TIGR00282 family metallophosphoesterase, with protein MRVAFIGDIVGRPGRRIIKENLSKIKEQYEIDFVIANAENASHGFGLTMTNSSELFKAGIDVITGGNHSFDKKKDMMALLENADVLRPDNYPEGLVGSGVKVFEVSSKDDIEKLAVVNLMGQFAMPTVENPFNWAKKVISKLHDEGVKNIFIDFHGEATSEKRVMLMMFKNQVSAICGTHTHVGTDDLQIFENTAYLTDIGLTGCRDNVIGMDAKIPVQKATTGIGGHFEVPNNCKSILQMMVVDMSDGKASNAFKLKKYCNKSQHFITEAFVE; from the coding sequence ATGAGAGTAGCATTTATTGGAGATATTGTAGGCAGACCTGGTCGAAGAATTATTAAAGAGAACTTATCAAAAATTAAAGAACAATATGAGATTGATTTTGTAATTGCAAATGCAGAAAATGCAAGTCATGGTTTTGGTTTAACTATGACAAATAGTTCTGAGCTTTTTAAAGCAGGAATAGATGTTATTACAGGTGGGAATCATAGTTTTGATAAGAAAAAAGATATGATGGCATTACTTGAGAATGCTGATGTGTTAAGACCTGATAATTACCCTGAAGGATTAGTTGGAAGTGGTGTAAAGGTTTTTGAAGTTTCAAGTAAAGATGACATTGAAAAACTAGCAGTTGTAAATTTAATGGGACAATTTGCTATGCCTACAGTTGAGAACCCTTTTAATTGGGCAAAAAAAGTTATATCAAAACTTCATGATGAGGGAGTTAAAAATATATTTATAGATTTTCATGGTGAAGCTACAAGTGAAAAAAGAGTAATGCTAATGATGTTTAAAAATCAAGTTAGTGCAATCTGTGGAACTCACACTCACGTAGGAACTGATGATTTACAAATATTTGAAAATACTGCATATTTAACAGATATTGGTCTTACAGGTTGTAGAGACAATGTTATTGGAATGGATGCAAAAATTCCAGTTCAAAAAGCAACAACAGGAATTGGTGGGCATTTTGAAGTTCCAAATAATTGTAAATCAATTTTACAAATGATGGTTGTAGATATGAGCGATGGCAAAGCTTCTAATGCTTTTAAACTAAAAAAATACTGCAATAAAAGTCAACACTTTATAACAGAGGCCTTTGTTGAATAG
- a CDS encoding ArsS family sensor histidine kinase, whose product MNRSSIFFTITVSFIISLLLVVISFFILMTHGYKIKEMAIFDKYEYPIKLVLKQSKYGFDEKFYNKFLEMNYELILDKNKVNAITYNPQTKVVVEKKHHKKNDLLRVLKLGDNTYIYIKSQRRAWTYLIKDNNPKSDSIENINIYIMLVFSIIFITIILVYLITLRKLMPLKILKDKVKTLGDENFDFECCNSNGKDEVSQLGMEFKKSALKLKNLKEARNVFIRNIMHELKTPITKGKFLTQLEQSEDNNEKLKSVFNRLESLINEFASIEELISSTKNIDKKLYFLNDILENAVDILMLEEDDVIYNHENKKINVNFKLFSIAVKNLIDNALKYSDNKKVTVKTQNEDIIFENDGKKLEFELEQYFEPFFSNEDKSKDSFGLGLYIVHNILKANDYTLKYEYVDGINRFICKKEILSTI is encoded by the coding sequence ATGAATAGATCATCAATATTTTTTACAATAACAGTTAGTTTTATTATTTCACTACTTTTAGTAGTAATTAGTTTTTTTATTCTTATGACACATGGTTATAAAATAAAAGAAATGGCAATTTTTGACAAATATGAATATCCAATAAAACTAGTTTTAAAACAGTCTAAGTATGGTTTTGATGAAAAATTTTATAATAAATTTCTTGAAATGAATTATGAATTAATTTTAGATAAAAATAAAGTTAATGCTATTACTTATAATCCTCAAACTAAAGTTGTTGTAGAGAAAAAGCATCACAAAAAAAATGATTTATTAAGAGTCTTAAAATTAGGAGATAATACTTATATTTATATAAAGTCTCAAAGAAGGGCTTGGACATATTTAATAAAAGATAATAACCCTAAAAGTGATAGTATTGAGAATATAAATATATATATTATGTTGGTTTTTTCAATTATATTTATAACAATTATTTTAGTATATTTAATAACTCTTAGAAAACTAATGCCTCTTAAAATATTAAAAGATAAAGTAAAAACTTTAGGTGATGAGAACTTTGATTTTGAGTGTTGCAATAGTAATGGTAAAGATGAAGTTTCGCAACTTGGAATGGAGTTTAAAAAATCAGCTTTAAAACTTAAAAATTTAAAAGAAGCTAGAAATGTATTTATTAGAAATATTATGCATGAATTGAAAACACCAATCACTAAAGGAAAATTTTTAACTCAATTAGAACAAAGTGAAGATAATAATGAAAAATTAAAATCAGTATTTAATAGACTTGAATCTTTAATTAATGAATTTGCTTCAATTGAAGAATTAATATCTTCTACAAAAAATATAGATAAAAAATTATATTTTTTAAATGATATTTTAGAAAATGCAGTTGATATTTTAATGTTAGAAGAAGATGATGTTATTTATAATCACGAAAATAAAAAAATAAATGTTAATTTCAAACTATTTTCAATTGCTGTAAAAAATCTGATTGATAATGCTTTAAAATATTCAGATAATAAAAAAGTTACTGTTAAGACTCAAAATGAAGATATTATTTTTGAAAATGATGGTAAAAAACTAGAATTTGAATTAGAACAATATTTTGAACCATTTTTTAGCAATGAGGATAAATCAAAAGACTCTTTTGGCTTAGGTTTATATATAGTTCACAATATTTTAAAAGCAAATGACTACACACTAAAATATGAATATGTTGATGGAATTAACAGATTTATTTGTAAGAAGGAAATATTATCTACGATATAG
- a CDS encoding 3-methyladenine DNA glycosylase, with the protein MNSISNSYELLKFLKEQNLLEDEPINWWPNDNDFEIFLGSILTQNTKWTNVEKSLENLRNLDLLSLENLIEVDNEILINAITPSGFKNQKSLRIKQICKNIIEDFEYFEIFCKNVSRQWLLAQKGIGPETADAIMCYACKQDYMVVDKYSAKLLSRFGYEFESYEELQEWLVYGINENYDKISKLYGYEISLNRIYCRFHGKIVEYMKQNPKG; encoded by the coding sequence TTGAATAGTATTTCTAACTCTTATGAGCTTTTAAAGTTTTTAAAAGAGCAGAATTTATTAGAAGATGAGCCAATAAATTGGTGGCCAAATGATAATGATTTTGAAATCTTTTTAGGCTCAATTCTAACTCAAAATACAAAATGGACAAATGTCGAAAAATCCTTAGAAAATCTTAGAAATTTAGATCTATTAAGTTTAGAAAATTTAATAGAAGTTGATAATGAAATTTTAATAAATGCAATTACTCCAAGTGGATTTAAAAATCAAAAATCCCTAAGAATTAAACAAATCTGTAAAAATATAATTGAAGATTTTGAATACTTTGAAATTTTTTGTAAAAATGTTTCAAGACAGTGGTTATTAGCTCAAAAAGGAATTGGTCCTGAAACTGCTGATGCTATTATGTGTTATGCTTGTAAGCAAGATTATATGGTAGTTGATAAATATAGCGCTAAACTATTAAGTAGATTTGGATATGAATTTGAAAGCTATGAAGAACTACAAGAATGGCTGGTATATGGAATTAATGAAAATTACGATAAAATATCCAAACTATATGGTTATGAAATCTCATTAAATAGAATATATTGTCGATTTCATGGCAAAATTGTTGAATACATGAAACAAAATCCAAAGGGCTAA